DNA sequence from the Janibacter sp. CX7 genome:
GACGACCCCGAAGAGCCGGTCGGCGGAGGCGGCCCCGAGGACGATCTCGACCGGGCAGCCGCGCTCGCGCAGCTGCTCGGCGAGCCAGAAGAGCGGCGCGGAGCCGTAGCCACCGCCGACGAGGATGCACGGCACCGGCTGCGAGGGCAGCGGGAAGCCGCGACCCAGCGGGCCGACGACGCTCACCGACTCCCCCGGCTCCAGGGCCGTGAGGATCTGGGTGCCGGGGCCGTGGGCGGCGACGACGATCTCGGTCGTGCCGCCGTAGGTGCCGACCGGGCTGACCCGGTGGATCGAGAAGCTGCGCCGCAGCAGCATCGAGCTCGTGCCGTCACCGACGGCGAGCGCGACGAACTGCCCCGGTCGGGCGATCTCCGCCAGGCCGGGCGTGACGAGCGTCAGGTGCCGGTAGGCACCGACCGCGACATTGCCGAGGACCTCGGCCTCGACCTGGACGACGCCCGCACCCTCGCGGGCGGCGACGGTGCGGGCGGTCACCGCCGGACCCCGTAGAGGTCGAGGTCGCGCGCGTGCTCCTGCAGCGGCTTGACCCGCAGCTCGCCGTGCATCCGCGCCTCGATGGCCTGGACCGCGGCGGTGAGCTGCTGGACCGTCGTGACGATCGGCTTGTCCATCGCCGTCGTCGCCGCGCGGATCGCGTAGCCATCGGCCCGGGCGTGCTGCCCCGACGGGGTGTTGAAGACG
Encoded proteins:
- a CDS encoding dihydroorotate dehydrogenase electron transfer subunit, whose protein sequence is MTARTVAAREGAGVVQVEAEVLGNVAVGAYRHLTLVTPGLAEIARPGQFVALAVGDGTSSMLLRRSFSIHRVSPVGTYGGTTEIVVAAHGPGTQILTALEPGESVSVVGPLGRGFPLPSQPVPCILVGGGYGSAPLFWLAEQLRERGCPVEIVLGAASADRLFGVVEARRVADGVTVTTDDGSAGTQGWVSDVLPDLIARTGAGVLYGCGPMGMLRSMSDIAADHGIVAQVAVEEAMACGVGICMTCVMPVRDARGTTKMVRSCLEGPVFRGDRVRWDAFEDGLCHVPADAVGAPKEAR